Part of the Saccharomyces kudriavzevii IFO 1802 strain IFO1802 genome assembly, chromosome: 8 genome is shown below.
TGAACATtagtttcaaaatatttggcCACACACCTATCTAAGCACGAAGATTCATTCTTATTCAATTCGCCTTCAGAGTAAGAAGTGTTGATACACTTCATATAGCAGTTATTGACCAACTTATTGAACATATCAGTAACTAAATCCAATTCAGCCTCTGCAGCTTGAATCTTTTGCTGAGATGATAATTGAGGTTGACCACCGCCAAATCCTAGGAAAGACATGTTATTTTGAGATGTGCTAGTTTCCTACTGCTTGCTTGTATACCTCTTATTGTGTGAGAGGAGGGGGGATAAGGAGAACACTTGTACCACAGA
Proteins encoded:
- the TIM10 gene encoding protein transporter TIM10 (similar to Saccharomyces cerevisiae TIM10 (YHR005C-A); ancestral locus Anc_2.645), which gives rise to MSFLGFGGGQPQLSSQQKIQAAEAELDLVTDMFNKLVNNCYMKCINTSYSEGELNKNESSCLDRCVAKYFETNVQVGENMQKMGQSFNTAGKF